From Brucella pseudogrignonensis, a single genomic window includes:
- the mutY gene encoding A/G-specific adenine glycosylase, with protein MLSAVESNQTTAILKWYDRHHRILPWRITPPEHARGIKSDPYRVWLSEIMLQQTTVEAVKSYFNKFVALWPNVESMAAASEDDILRAWAGLGYYSRARNLKKCADLIAANYNGKFPSTAARLKELPGIGDYTSAAIAAIAFGEPAAVVDGNVERVISRLYAIDTPLPSAKAEIRIRMGELTPHDRPGDFAQAVMDLGATICTPRRPACAICPVNDDCEALAHHDPETFPVKAPKVAKPVRTGAAFIAIAEDGSVLLRKRKGEGLLAGMTEVPGSAWTARSDGDATINAAPFSASWQSAGSITHIFTHFELRLSVYSLSNTAKRNDIDGWWSAPSELEGEALPTVMKKAITAAIPEAFKKRRTKP; from the coding sequence ATGCTGAGTGCAGTTGAATCCAATCAGACGACGGCTATTTTAAAATGGTATGATCGCCATCACCGTATCTTACCATGGCGAATCACCCCACCAGAACACGCGCGTGGCATAAAATCCGATCCCTACCGCGTATGGTTATCGGAAATAATGCTGCAACAAACAACCGTTGAGGCAGTCAAATCCTATTTCAACAAGTTCGTAGCTTTATGGCCGAACGTTGAATCCATGGCGGCGGCCAGTGAAGACGATATTCTTCGTGCCTGGGCTGGTTTGGGCTATTATTCACGTGCGCGCAATCTCAAGAAATGTGCGGATTTAATCGCGGCAAATTATAACGGCAAGTTCCCCTCAACCGCAGCTCGATTAAAAGAATTGCCGGGTATCGGCGATTACACATCCGCTGCCATTGCAGCCATTGCCTTCGGAGAGCCCGCAGCAGTTGTCGACGGTAATGTTGAGCGCGTTATCTCGCGCCTCTATGCTATCGACACACCTCTGCCTTCTGCAAAAGCAGAAATTCGTATTCGCATGGGCGAGTTGACTCCGCATGACCGGCCCGGAGATTTTGCGCAGGCTGTGATGGACCTAGGCGCAACCATCTGTACGCCGCGCCGCCCTGCTTGTGCTATCTGTCCGGTCAACGATGATTGTGAAGCGCTCGCGCATCACGATCCCGAAACTTTTCCGGTCAAAGCACCCAAAGTGGCAAAGCCGGTACGAACGGGCGCCGCTTTTATCGCCATTGCAGAAGATGGATCGGTACTGCTGCGCAAGCGCAAAGGCGAAGGTCTGCTGGCTGGAATGACCGAAGTTCCCGGCAGCGCATGGACCGCACGCAGTGACGGCGACGCAACGATCAACGCCGCGCCCTTCTCCGCCAGCTGGCAGTCGGCAGGCAGCATCACGCATATCTTCACGCATTTTGAATTGCGCCTATCTGTCTATTCACTCAGCAATACGGCCAAACGCAATGATATTGATGGCTGGTGGTCTGCACCGTCAGAACTGGAAGGCGAAGCACTTCCAACCGTCATGAAAAAAGCAATCACGGCTGCTATTCCAGAAGCTTTCAAAAAGAGAAGGACGAAACCTTGA
- a CDS encoding HAD family phosphatase codes for MITPVRHVVFDIGRVLLHYDPELAYLETIPDAQERQWFLENICTSAWNIEQDRGRSWQDAEALLINEHPERSEHIKTFRQNWNLMVPHAYEDSVVILRGLIAHGNDVTMLTNFASDTLREAQARFPFLTESRGVTVSGDIRMLKPDREIYEHHVASFDLDPAATLFIDDSPANVEGAKAAGWQAVHFTSAAKLADDLKRLGLSF; via the coding sequence TTGATCACTCCAGTCCGGCACGTCGTTTTCGATATTGGCAGAGTGCTTCTGCATTATGATCCAGAACTCGCTTATCTGGAAACAATCCCGGATGCACAGGAACGTCAGTGGTTTCTGGAAAACATCTGCACCAGCGCATGGAATATAGAACAAGATCGCGGACGCAGCTGGCAGGACGCCGAAGCGCTGCTGATCAATGAACATCCTGAGCGCAGTGAACACATAAAAACATTCCGACAAAACTGGAATCTGATGGTTCCACACGCTTACGAAGACAGCGTTGTGATCTTGCGTGGCTTGATTGCTCACGGCAATGACGTGACGATGCTGACCAATTTTGCTTCCGACACGCTGCGCGAAGCACAGGCACGCTTTCCGTTTCTGACCGAGAGCCGTGGCGTGACGGTTTCTGGCGATATTCGCATGCTGAAACCAGACCGCGAAATTTATGAGCATCATGTTGCAAGCTTTGATCTCGATCCGGCTGCGACGCTGTTTATCGATGACAGCCCAGCCAATGTTGAGGGTGCAAAAGCGGCGGGCTGGCAGGCCGTGCACTTCACCAGCGCAGCAAAGCTTGCCGACGATTTGAAACGCCTCGGCCTGTCTTTCTAG
- a CDS encoding glycosyltransferase family 25 protein produces MGQKYSDESSRVSNCVPVYVINLARSRQRWEDLKMSADQFGIELRRIEAVEGRLLKDNELGNLDEAAFRRRHGKIVLPAEIGCYFSHIKALEAIIASAEPHAIIIEDDVRFTQDFLPFIDGAIKLRGWDVIKLINHRMSAFRRSGTVIDGFSVGRSLHGPLGSSAAYLLTREGARKLLSAIKPMSLPYDVAMERGWDGNYELFITDQSPVELSDVAISTIAEGRETYAKTRLPPHKRITTLVFRTTDYIKRIAYALRMKRLKEAEE; encoded by the coding sequence ATGGGGCAAAAATATTCAGATGAAAGTTCGCGCGTGAGTAATTGCGTCCCGGTTTATGTGATCAATCTTGCGCGTTCCAGACAGCGCTGGGAAGACTTGAAGATGAGCGCTGACCAATTTGGCATTGAGCTTCGCCGAATTGAAGCGGTTGAGGGCAGGCTGCTAAAAGACAATGAACTGGGAAATCTTGATGAAGCCGCTTTTCGACGCCGTCATGGCAAAATAGTGCTTCCTGCGGAGATTGGCTGCTATTTCAGCCATATTAAAGCCCTCGAGGCAATTATTGCTTCTGCTGAGCCGCATGCTATCATCATTGAAGACGATGTGCGGTTCACACAGGATTTTTTGCCATTTATTGATGGTGCAATAAAATTACGTGGCTGGGACGTTATTAAGCTTATTAATCATCGGATGTCTGCGTTTCGACGTTCTGGAACGGTCATTGATGGGTTTTCAGTTGGACGCAGTCTGCATGGACCTTTAGGCAGCTCTGCCGCGTATCTTTTGACAAGAGAGGGGGCAAGAAAACTGCTTTCTGCGATAAAGCCAATGTCGCTGCCTTATGATGTTGCGATGGAGCGTGGCTGGGATGGGAATTATGAGCTGTTCATAACCGATCAGTCGCCAGTAGAACTGTCAGATGTTGCTATTTCAACAATCGCTGAAGGGCGCGAAACTTACGCCAAAACACGTTTGCCTCCCCATAAAAGGATTACCACACTCGTCTTTCGAACAACTGACTACATCAAGCGAATCGCTTACGCTTTAAGAATGAAGCGTTTGAAAGAGGCGGAGGAATGA
- a CDS encoding site-specific DNA-methyltransferase, giving the protein MSLVRLAHELPIEAPRTAWLDSIIKGDCVSALERLPDHSVDVIFADPPYNLQLGGDLHRPDQTMVNAVDDHWDQFDSFQAYDAFTRAWLMACRRVLKPNGTIWVIGSYHNIFRVGSQLQDIGFWLLNDVIWRKTNPMPNFRGRRFQNAHETLIWASRDEKSKGYTFNYDAMKAANDDVQMRSDWLFPICTGSERLKDENGDKVHPTQKPEALLARILMSSSKPGDVILDPFFGSGTTGAVAKRLGRHFVGIEREQSYIDAATARIASVEPLGKAELTVMTGKRAEPRVAFTSIIESGLLRPGTVLSDARRRHAAIVRADGTLAANGEAGSIHRIGAKVQGFDACNGWTFWHYEEAGVLKPIDDLRKVIRDEMAAAGA; this is encoded by the coding sequence ATGTCCCTAGTACGTCTTGCACATGAGTTGCCTATTGAGGCCCCACGTACCGCTTGGCTTGACTCTATCATTAAGGGTGATTGCGTTTCCGCTTTGGAACGTCTTCCGGATCACTCGGTGGACGTCATTTTTGCCGATCCTCCCTATAATCTTCAGCTCGGTGGTGATCTGCATCGCCCGGATCAGACAATGGTCAATGCCGTTGACGATCATTGGGACCAGTTCGACAGCTTTCAGGCTTATGATGCGTTTACCCGTGCATGGCTGATGGCTTGCCGCCGCGTGTTAAAGCCAAATGGCACGATCTGGGTCATCGGTTCGTATCACAATATTTTCCGCGTCGGCTCACAGCTTCAGGATATTGGCTTCTGGCTGCTGAACGATGTTATTTGGCGCAAGACCAACCCTATGCCGAACTTCCGTGGCCGTCGTTTCCAGAACGCGCATGAAACGCTGATCTGGGCTTCACGGGATGAAAAGAGTAAGGGCTACACCTTCAATTATGACGCCATGAAAGCGGCAAATGACGATGTGCAGATGCGCTCTGATTGGTTATTCCCGATCTGCACAGGCTCGGAACGCCTGAAAGACGAGAACGGCGACAAGGTGCATCCGACCCAGAAGCCGGAAGCTTTGCTTGCACGCATTTTGATGTCGTCGAGCAAGCCGGGCGATGTCATCCTTGATCCGTTCTTCGGCTCGGGCACGACAGGCGCTGTTGCAAAGCGTCTTGGCCGTCATTTCGTCGGTATTGAGCGGGAGCAGTCCTATATTGATGCTGCAACCGCACGCATTGCTTCTGTTGAGCCGCTCGGCAAGGCTGAATTGACTGTTATGACCGGCAAGCGTGCGGAACCACGTGTCGCTTTCACCTCAATCATTGAATCAGGTCTCCTGCGTCCGGGGACGGTCTTGTCTGATGCGCGTCGTCGCCATGCAGCAATTGTCCGTGCGGATGGGACATTGGCTGCCAATGGCGAAGCGGGCTCCATTCATCGCATCGGTGCGAAAGTACAGGGCTTTGATGCCTGCAATGGCTGGACATTCTGGCATTATGAAGAAGCAGGCGTACTTAAGCCGATCGATGATCTGCGCAAAGTCATCCGCGATGAAATGGCTGCAGCAGGCGCATAA